The Claveliimonas bilis genome window below encodes:
- a CDS encoding aminoglycoside phosphotransferase family protein, producing the protein MEKTKGLSSYIQTAGYRRGLHLPDNVQEEYSLLGQGEYNRNYLFTHPVTGQKLVLRINFGSQMHLAHQIEYEYNALKLLEESGRTPRPFYVDGSLKDFTNGVMVMEYLPGHALDYHTELFRAAGCLADIHSVSLPKCTHLIVPENPVRAILEECEQMVCTYMESNLADADKKQKIRLLLDLAWKQADALAAASYQCCINTELNSTNFLMNGTEGPDYLIDWEKPICGEPAQDLGHFLAPTTTFWKTDVILDEKEMRAFVEKYIEEVNGRFPVNDLWERTNTYMTVTCLRGITWCAMAWVEYQQPGRELVNESTWRKLEAYLTDEFLGKMKRFIEK; encoded by the coding sequence ATCGAAAAGACAAAAGGTCTAAGCAGCTATATCCAAACAGCAGGCTACAGAAGAGGGCTTCATCTTCCTGATAATGTGCAGGAAGAGTACAGTCTGCTGGGACAGGGAGAATACAACAGAAACTATTTGTTTACACACCCTGTGACGGGACAAAAGCTGGTTCTGCGGATTAATTTTGGAAGTCAGATGCACCTTGCCCATCAGATTGAATATGAGTACAATGCGCTGAAGCTTCTGGAAGAATCAGGACGTACGCCGCGTCCTTTCTATGTAGATGGAAGTCTGAAAGATTTTACAAATGGGGTTATGGTTATGGAATATCTGCCGGGACATGCACTGGATTATCACACAGAACTTTTTCGGGCAGCGGGATGTCTTGCAGATATACACAGCGTTTCTCTTCCGAAATGCACCCATCTGATAGTGCCTGAAAATCCAGTCCGAGCGATATTGGAAGAGTGCGAACAGATGGTATGCACTTATATGGAAAGCAATCTGGCAGATGCGGATAAAAAGCAGAAGATACGTCTGCTGCTTGATCTTGCCTGGAAACAGGCGGACGCACTTGCCGCGGCTTCCTATCAGTGCTGCATCAACACAGAACTCAATTCCACCAATTTTCTCATGAATGGAACAGAAGGCCCGGATTATCTGATCGACTGGGAAAAACCGATCTGCGGGGAACCGGCCCAGGATCTGGGACATTTTCTTGCGCCTACCACTACCTTCTGGAAGACGGATGTTATCCTTGATGAGAAGGAGATGAGGGCATTTGTAGAGAAGTATATAGAGGAAGTGAATGGGAGATTTCCGGTAAATGATCTGTGGGAGAGGACAAACACCTATATGACAGTTACCTGTCTTAGGGGAATTACCTGGTGTGCCATGGCCTGGGTGGAATACCAGCAGCCGGGGAGGGAACTTGTCAATGAATCGACCTGGCGGAAGCTGGAGGCTTATTTGACAGATGAATTTCTGGGGAAAATGAAGAGGTTTATTGAAAAATGA
- a CDS encoding TIGR04283 family arsenosugar biosynthesis glycosyltransferase: MKRAVIIFTRVPEPGKTKTRMMPHLSPVQCARLHTCFLKDIVMECRNGGADVFVSYTPEEGWKTLKNILGEVKGWIPQTGKHLGERMYGAMKEVLDQKYDSCLLIGADVPELEVKILKKAFDVLETEDVVFGKTVDGGYYLTGMKQPVKEAFSLDTYGHGKVLEETVLKIESAGFSVGFTDTLSDMDTPKDLRGYKKRMLEDVRLKESFTGRYLAKISKISIIIPIYNESRTIEKMQRQLLPLLGKCEILFVDGGSTDDTLEKISPRFQIIRSEKGRAWQMNKGAEQSTGDILFFLHCDSELPDHPLERMRKVMRDYGAGCFGIAFHSRNFFMFTCRVISNHRIKDRKVMFGDQGIFLDRDLFFEAGRFPEIPIMEDYQFSLTLKEMGVKLGMADRRIYTSDRRFPKGTIPKLKLMWRMNRLRKMYRDQEDIEKIAQMYRDVR, from the coding sequence ATGAAAAGAGCAGTCATTATTTTTACAAGAGTTCCAGAACCGGGAAAGACGAAAACCAGGATGATGCCTCATCTTTCCCCGGTTCAGTGCGCCCGTCTTCACACCTGCTTTCTCAAAGATATTGTTATGGAGTGCCGAAACGGCGGGGCGGATGTCTTTGTCAGTTATACGCCGGAAGAAGGGTGGAAAACACTGAAAAACATTCTGGGAGAGGTAAAGGGATGGATTCCGCAGACAGGAAAGCATCTTGGAGAGCGGATGTATGGAGCTATGAAAGAGGTGCTGGATCAGAAATATGATTCCTGTCTTCTCATAGGTGCCGATGTACCGGAACTTGAGGTTAAAATTCTTAAAAAAGCGTTTGATGTACTTGAAACAGAAGATGTAGTTTTTGGAAAAACCGTAGATGGAGGGTATTATCTGACAGGAATGAAACAGCCTGTGAAAGAAGCTTTTTCCCTGGATACTTACGGACATGGGAAGGTACTGGAAGAGACAGTGTTAAAAATCGAATCGGCCGGATTTTCCGTTGGATTTACAGACACGTTATCCGATATGGATACACCAAAGGACTTAAGAGGCTATAAAAAGCGGATGCTGGAAGATGTTCGTTTGAAGGAGAGTTTTACAGGCAGATATCTGGCAAAGATCAGTAAGATTTCCATTATCATTCCTATCTACAATGAGAGCCGTACCATTGAAAAAATGCAAAGACAGCTTTTGCCTCTTCTTGGAAAGTGTGAGATTCTATTTGTGGACGGGGGAAGCACAGACGATACACTGGAGAAAATTTCTCCTAGATTCCAGATTATACGGTCAGAAAAAGGCCGGGCCTGGCAGATGAATAAAGGGGCGGAGCAAAGTACCGGAGATATTCTGTTTTTCCTGCACTGCGACAGCGAGCTGCCGGATCATCCATTGGAGAGAATGCGCAAGGTCATGAGAGATTACGGGGCAGGGTGTTTCGGTATTGCTTTCCACTCCAGAAATTTCTTCATGTTTACATGCAGGGTGATCTCTAATCACAGGATCAAAGATCGCAAAGTCATGTTCGGGGATCAGGGTATTTTTCTGGATCGAGATCTCTTTTTTGAAGCAGGGAGATTTCCGGAGATACCTATCATGGAAGACTATCAGTTTTCTCTTACTTTAAAAGAGATGGGAGTAAAGCTTGGGATGGCAGACAGGCGTATCTACACGTCAGATCGCAGGTTTCCGAAAGGGACGATTCCGAAATTGAAACTTATGTGGAGAATGAATCGATTAAGGAAAATGTACAGAGACCAGGAAGATATAGAAAAGATTGCTCAAATGTACCGGGATGTAAGGTAG
- a CDS encoding C-GCAxxG-C-C family protein — protein MTKEEIKDLFMQGIDCSQVVTTEFAEKMQLTEEQARKVSACFGGGMMCGETCGAVTGALMVIGMVYGHSREGDQEQKDRMTAKIAEFKRLFAQKYPSCMCKELLGHDISKPGEMEKVLEKGLLFDFCPQVVADTIEILEKIL, from the coding sequence ATGACAAAAGAAGAGATTAAAGATCTTTTTATGCAGGGAATTGACTGTTCCCAGGTGGTGACAACAGAATTCGCAGAAAAAATGCAGCTGACAGAAGAACAGGCAAGAAAAGTGTCTGCCTGTTTTGGAGGCGGCATGATGTGCGGAGAAACATGCGGGGCAGTGACAGGAGCTTTGATGGTCATCGGTATGGTCTATGGGCACAGCAGGGAAGGGGATCAGGAGCAAAAGGACAGGATGACTGCCAAAATAGCAGAATTTAAACGGCTTTTTGCTCAAAAGTATCCTTCCTGCATGTGCAAAGAACTTCTCGGACATGACATATCAAAGCCGGGTGAAATGGAAAAAGTTCTGGAAAAAGGACTTTTGTTTGATTTCTGCCCTCAAGTGGTAGCAGATACAATTGAGATACTGGAGAAGATTCTGTAA